A single genomic interval of Bos indicus isolate NIAB-ARS_2022 breed Sahiwal x Tharparkar chromosome 5, NIAB-ARS_B.indTharparkar_mat_pri_1.0, whole genome shotgun sequence harbors:
- the LOC139182993 gene encoding olfactory receptor 6C4-like, with protein sequence MKNQTYITEFILLGLTDIPELQSVIFTLLFLTYVFSIIGNLTIITLTLLDSHLHTPMYFFLWNFSLLEISFTTTFTPRLLFSISTGNKSISFAGCFTQYFFAIFLGATEFYLLAAMSYDCYVAICKPLHYTTIMNSNVCIQLILCSWLGGFLIILSPIILTSQLDFCASNMLNYCDYGHLIEISCSDTRLLELVDFILAVVTLVLTLMLLILSYTNTIQTVLKIPSVQQRKKAFSTCSSHMIVISLSYGSCIFMYIKPSAKDGVAFNKGVAVLNTSIAPLLNPFIYTLRNEQVKQAFKNVARKIVSL encoded by the coding sequence ATGAAAAACCAAACTTATATAACAGAATTCATTCTGCTGGGACTAACAGACATCCCAGAGCTTCAATCTGTAATCTTCACACTTCTCTTCCTCACCTATGTATTCAGCATTATTGGAAACCTGACGATCATCACCCTCACACTACTGGACTCCCACCTCCACAcgcccatgtatttcttcctctggAACTTCTCCCTCTTAGAAATTTCCTTTACAACCACTTTTACTCCTAGACTACTGTTCAGCATATCAACTGGAAACAAGAGCATCAGCTTTGCTGGCTGCTTCACTCAGTATTTCTTTGCCATATTCCTGGGGGCCACAGAGTTTTACCTTCTGGCTGCCATGTCCTATGACTGCTATGTGGCCATATGCAAACCCCTACATTACACGACCATCATGAACAGCAACGTCTGCATCCAGCTAATCCTCTGCTCCTGGCTAGGTGGATTTCTCATCATTTTATCCCCAATCATCCTGACCAGTCAACTGGACTTCTGTGCCTCCAACATGCTGAATTATTGTGACTATGGACACCTCATAGAAATATCTTGCTCAGACACAAGACTCCTGGAGCTGGTTGACTTCATCTTAGCAGTTGTGACATTGGTGCTCACCCTGATGCTGCTGATTCTGTCCTACACAAACACCATCCAGACTGTTCTGAAGATCCCCTCTGTTCAGCAAAGGAAGAAAGCCTTTTCCACATGCTCATCCCACATGATTGTCATCTCCCTCTCTTATGGCAGCTGCATCTTCATGTACATAAAACCCTCAGCAAAAGATGGAGTTGCCTTCAATAAGGGAGTGGCTGTGCTCAATACCTCAATCGCCCCTTTATTGAACCCATTCATTTATACTCTGAGGAATGAACAAGTAAAACAAGCCTTCAAAAATGTGGCCAGAAAGATTGTGAGTCTTTAG
- the LOC109558421 gene encoding LOW QUALITY PROTEIN: olfactory receptor 2AP1 (The sequence of the model RefSeq protein was modified relative to this genomic sequence to represent the inferred CDS: inserted 1 base in 1 codon; substituted 1 base at 1 genomic stop codon), translated as MKNKTVLTEFILLGLTDVPELQVMVFIFLFLIYLLSIIGNLTILILTLLDSHLQTPMYFFLXNFSFLEIPFTSIFIPRVLISITTGNKIISFAGCFAQYFFAIFLGATEFYLLAAMSYDRYVAVCKPLHYTTTMSSKVCTQLVLCSWLAGLMVIIPQITLMSQQDFCESNWLNHYFCDYEPLRELSCSDTNLIQKVAFLVASVTLVVMLVLVILSYTSIIRTILKLPSAHQRTKAFSTCSSHLVVISLSYGSCFFIYVKPTAKEVDTFNNTXALLSTSAASLLNPFIYTLRNQQVKQAFKDTVQKLVNLKEFQN; from the exons atgaaaaataaaaccgtGTTGACTGAGTTCATCCTGCTAGGTCTAACAGATGTCCCTGAACTCCAGGTGATGGTTTTCATCTTTCTGTTCCTCATCTATTTACTCAGCATCATTGGAAATCTGACAATCCTCATCCTCACCTTGCTGGACTCTCATCTTCAGACCcccatgtatttctttctctgaaacttcTCCTTCTTAGAAATTCCCTTCACAAGTATCTTCATTCCCAGGGTCCTGATCAGCATCACAACAGGGAACAAGATTATCAGCTTTGCTGGCTGCTTTGCTCAGTATTTCTTTGCCATATTCCTGGGGGCCACAGAGTTTTACCTTCTGGCTGCCAtgtcctatgaccgctatgtggctgTATGCAAACCCTTGCATTACACAACCACCATGAGCAGCAAAGTCTGCACCCAACTTGTTCTCTGCTCTTGGCTGGCTGGGCTAATGGTTATTATACCACAAATCACTCTGATGAGTCAGCAGGACTTCTGTGAATCCAATTGGCTGAATCATTATTTCTGTGACTATGAGCCCCTTCGAGAGCTCTCCTGTTCAGACACAAACCTCATACAGAAGGTGGCCTTTCTTGTGGCGTCGGTGACCCTGGTGGTCATGCTGGTGCTAGTCATTCTCTCCTACACGTCCATTATCAGGACTATTCTGAAACTCCCCTCTGCCCATCAAAGGACAAAAGCCTTTTCCACCTGTTCTTCCCACTTGGTTGTCATTTCTCTCTCTTATGGAAGCTGCTTCTTCATTTATGTTAAGCCCACAGCAAAAGAAGTGGACACATTCAACAATA GAGCTCTGCTCAGTACCTCAGCTGCATCTTTGCTGAACCCCTTCATTTACACCCTAAGGAATCAACAGGTAAAACAAGCCTTCAAGGATACAGTCCAGAAGCTCGTGAATCTTAAAGAATTTCAGAATTAA